The Streptomyces laurentii genome contains a region encoding:
- a CDS encoding hydroxypyruvate isomerase (Hydroxypyruvate isomerase [Streptomyces venezuelae ATCC10712];~hydroxypyruvate isomerase; TIGR03234;~identified by MetaGeneAnnotator; putative): MGYPDQRFDVNLSILFTELPLLERPAAAAAAGFTAVELWWPWIDTPTPEQGELDALKQALDDAGTRLVGLNFYAGRLPGPDRGAVSVPGEESDRFRANIDVAADFAASVGCTALNALYGNRVEGADTAVQDELALENLVLAARAAHRVGAILLIETLNRPESPLYPLVSAPAAIEIVDRVDAATGLGNARFLLDVYHLAMNGEDVSGVIARYADRTGHVQIADMPGRGAPGTGELPLERLLDELREAGYDGYVGLEYKAADAAASFDWLPVEARAAR; the protein is encoded by the coding sequence ATGGGATACCCGGACCAGCGCTTCGATGTGAACCTGTCGATCCTCTTCACGGAACTCCCGCTCCTGGAGCGCCCCGCGGCCGCCGCCGCGGCCGGCTTCACCGCGGTCGAGCTGTGGTGGCCCTGGATCGACACCCCCACCCCCGAGCAGGGCGAACTCGACGCCCTGAAGCAGGCGCTCGACGACGCCGGCACCCGGCTCGTGGGCCTCAACTTCTACGCGGGGCGGCTCCCCGGACCGGACCGCGGCGCGGTCTCCGTGCCCGGCGAGGAGTCGGACCGCTTCCGGGCGAACATCGACGTCGCCGCGGACTTCGCCGCCTCGGTGGGTTGTACGGCGCTCAACGCGCTCTACGGCAACCGCGTCGAGGGTGCGGACACGGCCGTCCAGGACGAACTGGCCCTGGAGAACCTGGTCCTGGCCGCCCGCGCGGCCCACCGGGTCGGCGCGATCCTGCTGATCGAGACCCTCAACCGGCCCGAGTCGCCGCTCTACCCGCTGGTGAGCGCGCCCGCCGCGATCGAGATCGTGGACCGGGTCGACGCGGCCACCGGACTCGGCAACGCCCGGTTCCTGCTCGACGTCTACCACCTGGCCATGAACGGCGAGGACGTCAGTGGCGTCATCGCCCGCTACGCGGACCGGACCGGGCACGTCCAGATCGCGGACATGCCGGGCCGCGGCGCCCCGGGCACCGGCGAACTCCCCCTGGAGCGGCTGCTCGACGAGCTGCGGGAGGCCGGCTACGACGGCTACGTGGGCCTGGAGTACAAGGCCGCCGACGCCGCCGCGTCCTTCGACTGGCTCCCCGTCGAGGCCCGCGCCGCGCGCTGA
- a CDS encoding hypothetical protein (DUF77 domain containing protein [Streptomyces fulvissimus DSM40593];~Domain of unknown function DUF77; cl00307;~UniProt-pubmed:11572948; UniProt-pubmed:20624727; UniProt-pubmed:20064060; UniProt-pubmed:21463507; UniProt-pubmed:18375553;~identified by MetaGeneAnnotator; putative), with amino-acid sequence MVRLRVEFTTEPFDLDEAPAHAVVAREVIQSASLDAVDVGPFGNTAEGGADAVLSAVGVLLRESLEAGATRVSLQVNVIGEDEGVGDIGGGRGAAGDGAILQGGGK; translated from the coding sequence ATGGTGCGTTTGAGAGTGGAGTTCACGACCGAGCCGTTCGACCTCGACGAGGCGCCGGCGCACGCGGTCGTGGCTCGTGAGGTCATCCAGTCCGCGTCGCTGGACGCGGTGGATGTCGGCCCCTTCGGCAATACGGCGGAAGGGGGCGCCGACGCGGTGCTGAGCGCGGTCGGCGTACTGCTGCGCGAATCCCTGGAGGCCGGGGCGACCCGGGTCTCGCTTCAGGTCAACGTGATCGGCGAGGACGAAGGCGTAGGCGACATCGGCGGCGGCCGGGGGGCGGCCGGCGACGGCGCGATCCTCCAGGGGGGTGGGAAGTGA